A part of Lacerta agilis isolate rLacAgi1 chromosome 7, rLacAgi1.pri, whole genome shotgun sequence genomic DNA contains:
- the YTHDF3 gene encoding YTH domain-containing family protein 3 isoform X1: protein MSATSVDQRPKGQGNKVSVQNGSIHQKDAVNDDDFEPYLSSQTNQNNSYPPMSDPYMPSYYAPSIGFPYSLGEAAWSTAGDPPMPYLTTYGQMSNGEHHYIPDGVFSQPGALGNTPPFLGQHGFNFFPGNADFSTWGTSGSQGQSTQSSAYSSSYGYPPSSLGRAIADGQAGFGNDTLNKVPGISSIEQGMTGLKIGGDMTVAVTKTVGSALSSTGMTSIAANSVPAVSSSAPKPTSWAAIARKPAKPQPKLKPKGNVGIGGPAVPPPPIKHNMNIGTWDDKGSVVKAPPTQPVLPPQTILQQPQPLIQPPPMVQSQLPQQQPPPQPPQGPQQQAQPHQLQQQQLQNRWVAPRNRGVGFNQSNGSGNENYGIGVIPVSSSPSGVEVHPVLEKLKAINNYNPKDFDWNLKNGRVFIIKSYSEDDIHRSIKYSIWCSTEHGNKRLDAAYRSLNGKGPLYLLFSVNGSGHFCGVAEMKSVVDYNAYAGVWSQDKWKGKFDVKWIFVKDVPNNQLRHIRLENNDNKPVTNSRDTQEVPLEKAKQVLKIIATFKHTTSIFDDFAHYEKRQEEEEAMRRERNRNKQ from the exons TTTCAGTGCAAAACGGTTCGATTCATCAAAAGGATGCAgtaaatgatgatgattttgaGCCATATCTAAGTAGCCAGACAAATCAG AATAATAGCTATCCACCAATGTCAGACCCATACATGCCTAGTTATTATGCTCCATCCATTGGATTTCCATACTCTCTGGGTGAAGCGGCATGGTCCACAGCAGGAGATCCTCCAATGCCATACTTGACAACTTACGGACAGATGAGCAATGGTGAACACCACTACATCCCTGATGGTGTCTTTAGTCAACCTGGGGCTTTAGGAAACACCCCTCCATTCCTTGGTCAGCATGGATTTAATTTTTTCCCTGGGAATGCAGATTTCTCAACATGGGGGACAAGTGGATCTCAGGGACAATCGACTCAAAGCTCTGCTTACAGCAGCAGCTATGGCTACCCACCTAGCTCTCTCGGTAGAGCAATAGCCGATGGACAGGCTGGATTTGGCAATGATACGTTGAACAAGGTGCCTGGTATTAGCAGCATTGAGCAAGGCATGACTGGACTGAAAATTGGCGGTGATATGACAGTCGCTGTGACGAAAACAGTTGGTTCCGCTCTGAGTAGTACAGGTATGACAAGCATTGCAGCAAATAGTGTGCCTGCAGTTAGCAGTTCAGCACCTAAACCAACCTCATGGGCTGCCATTGCTAGGAAGCCTGCTAAGCCTCAGCCAAAACTTAAGCCTAAAGGTAATGTGGGAATTGGGGGCCCTGCGGTACCACCTCCCCCTATAAAACACAACATGAATATTGGAACTTGGGATGACAAAGGGTCTGTGGTAAAAGCTCCCCCAACCCAACCAGTACTGCCTCCTCAGACTATATTGCAGCAGCCTCAGCCATTAATTCAGCCTCCTCCAATGGTGCAAAGCCAACTGCCTCAGCAGCAGCCTCCGCCTCAGCCGCCACAAGGACCTCAGCAACAGGCTCAGCCTcatcagctgcagcagcagcagctgcaaaatcGCTGGGTGGCTCCTCGCAATAGGGGTGTAGGCTTCAATCAGAGCAATGGATCTGGCAATGAAAACTATGGTATAGGTGTTATACCAGTTAGCTCTTCACCTTCTGGTGTAGAAGTGCACCCAGTATTGGAGAAACTAAAGGCCATAAATAACTATAATCCCAAAGACTTTGATTGGAATCTGAAGAATGGTCGTGTGTTTATAATCAAAAGCTATTCAGAGGATGATATACACCGCTCCATTAAGTATTCTATCTGGTGTAGTACTGAGCATGGTAATAAGCGCTTGGATGCTGCCTACCGTTCACTGAATGGAAAAGGCCCACTCTATTTACTTTTCAGTGTGAATGGCAGTGGACACTTCTGCGGAGTAGCTGAGATGAAGTCTGTGGTGGACTACAATGCATATGCTGGAGTCTGGTCTCAGGATAAATGGAAGGGGAAGTTTGATGTTAAGTGGATCTTTGTTAAAGACGTTCCAAACAACCAGCTGCGGCACATTCGCTTGGAAAACAATGACAACAAACCAGTTACCAACTCGAGGGACACTCAAGAAGTACCCCTAGAAAAAGCCAAGCAAGTGCTTAAAATAATTGCTACTTTCAAGCATACCACCTCAATCTTTGATGACTTTGCACATTATGAAAAGcgtcaagaggaggaggaagccatgcGTAGG
- the YTHDF3 gene encoding YTH domain-containing family protein 3 isoform X2, translating to MSDPYMPSYYAPSIGFPYSLGEAAWSTAGDPPMPYLTTYGQMSNGEHHYIPDGVFSQPGALGNTPPFLGQHGFNFFPGNADFSTWGTSGSQGQSTQSSAYSSSYGYPPSSLGRAIADGQAGFGNDTLNKVPGISSIEQGMTGLKIGGDMTVAVTKTVGSALSSTGMTSIAANSVPAVSSSAPKPTSWAAIARKPAKPQPKLKPKGNVGIGGPAVPPPPIKHNMNIGTWDDKGSVVKAPPTQPVLPPQTILQQPQPLIQPPPMVQSQLPQQQPPPQPPQGPQQQAQPHQLQQQQLQNRWVAPRNRGVGFNQSNGSGNENYGIGVIPVSSSPSGVEVHPVLEKLKAINNYNPKDFDWNLKNGRVFIIKSYSEDDIHRSIKYSIWCSTEHGNKRLDAAYRSLNGKGPLYLLFSVNGSGHFCGVAEMKSVVDYNAYAGVWSQDKWKGKFDVKWIFVKDVPNNQLRHIRLENNDNKPVTNSRDTQEVPLEKAKQVLKIIATFKHTTSIFDDFAHYEKRQEEEEAMRRERNRNKQ from the coding sequence ATGTCAGACCCATACATGCCTAGTTATTATGCTCCATCCATTGGATTTCCATACTCTCTGGGTGAAGCGGCATGGTCCACAGCAGGAGATCCTCCAATGCCATACTTGACAACTTACGGACAGATGAGCAATGGTGAACACCACTACATCCCTGATGGTGTCTTTAGTCAACCTGGGGCTTTAGGAAACACCCCTCCATTCCTTGGTCAGCATGGATTTAATTTTTTCCCTGGGAATGCAGATTTCTCAACATGGGGGACAAGTGGATCTCAGGGACAATCGACTCAAAGCTCTGCTTACAGCAGCAGCTATGGCTACCCACCTAGCTCTCTCGGTAGAGCAATAGCCGATGGACAGGCTGGATTTGGCAATGATACGTTGAACAAGGTGCCTGGTATTAGCAGCATTGAGCAAGGCATGACTGGACTGAAAATTGGCGGTGATATGACAGTCGCTGTGACGAAAACAGTTGGTTCCGCTCTGAGTAGTACAGGTATGACAAGCATTGCAGCAAATAGTGTGCCTGCAGTTAGCAGTTCAGCACCTAAACCAACCTCATGGGCTGCCATTGCTAGGAAGCCTGCTAAGCCTCAGCCAAAACTTAAGCCTAAAGGTAATGTGGGAATTGGGGGCCCTGCGGTACCACCTCCCCCTATAAAACACAACATGAATATTGGAACTTGGGATGACAAAGGGTCTGTGGTAAAAGCTCCCCCAACCCAACCAGTACTGCCTCCTCAGACTATATTGCAGCAGCCTCAGCCATTAATTCAGCCTCCTCCAATGGTGCAAAGCCAACTGCCTCAGCAGCAGCCTCCGCCTCAGCCGCCACAAGGACCTCAGCAACAGGCTCAGCCTcatcagctgcagcagcagcagctgcaaaatcGCTGGGTGGCTCCTCGCAATAGGGGTGTAGGCTTCAATCAGAGCAATGGATCTGGCAATGAAAACTATGGTATAGGTGTTATACCAGTTAGCTCTTCACCTTCTGGTGTAGAAGTGCACCCAGTATTGGAGAAACTAAAGGCCATAAATAACTATAATCCCAAAGACTTTGATTGGAATCTGAAGAATGGTCGTGTGTTTATAATCAAAAGCTATTCAGAGGATGATATACACCGCTCCATTAAGTATTCTATCTGGTGTAGTACTGAGCATGGTAATAAGCGCTTGGATGCTGCCTACCGTTCACTGAATGGAAAAGGCCCACTCTATTTACTTTTCAGTGTGAATGGCAGTGGACACTTCTGCGGAGTAGCTGAGATGAAGTCTGTGGTGGACTACAATGCATATGCTGGAGTCTGGTCTCAGGATAAATGGAAGGGGAAGTTTGATGTTAAGTGGATCTTTGTTAAAGACGTTCCAAACAACCAGCTGCGGCACATTCGCTTGGAAAACAATGACAACAAACCAGTTACCAACTCGAGGGACACTCAAGAAGTACCCCTAGAAAAAGCCAAGCAAGTGCTTAAAATAATTGCTACTTTCAAGCATACCACCTCAATCTTTGATGACTTTGCACATTATGAAAAGcgtcaagaggaggaggaagccatgcGTAGG